GCATCGGCAATACGCTTGCGTGCGAGCAAAATCGCACCCACCACCACACAACCAATGCCCAGATAAAGCGCCCAGTAAATAGACACGCCGCCACTGCGGAACACCAAAGGCTCCAGGAACATCAACACACCCAGAATACCGGTTGGGATCAGTGCCTTGATACTGGGCGCATGGGCATACACCTTCAACAGGTAAGCGAAAGCCACCATTGCAGCAATTGAAAACGTGCCGTAACCAATAAAGTTGGCAGGCACGTGGATTTTCATCCACCAGCTTTGTAGCGCTGGCACCAAAGGCTGAATGGCATATGCCTGACGTTCAACACCATACCAGGCCAAAAAGCCCACGGCCGCAACCACCACCAGCATTACAAACGCACCCAACTGGCGAGTTTTGTAAACCTGCTCGTAAAACAGATAGTAAATTGCGGTGATCAGCGAAAACAGCACGAACACTTCATACAGATTAGATACAGGAATGTGGCCAACATCCGGGCCAATCAAATAGCTTTCATACCAGCGAATGAACATGCCGGCAAAGCCGATTACCACCGCACCCCAGGTCAACGCAGTACCCACAAAGCTGGCCGTGGGGGAACGGCCCACCAAGCCAATCCAGTACGACACGGTAGCGACCACGAACATCACGCCCATCCACAAAATCGCAGACTGGCTGGACAACAGGTACTTCAGGAAAAACCGTTGCTCTGCTGCCGCCAGGTCGCCCCCGTAGAATGCAATTGAAAGCAAACTCAAACCCGCCACGCTGAGGATCAACCACTTCAGTGAACCCCATCGGTAGGCCATGTACGCGGTAACCGGCACACAGCTCCACAAAATACTGATTTCATAGATATCCATGAAACTGTGATATTGCTGCGAGGCATAACCAGCAGCTGCCAGCAACAATGCGGCAAATGCAAAATCACTCCAATGAAAGCGCTTTGAAAACCAGCCGGCCTTCTTTGTGGGCAAGCTGGCTTTTCCACCCGTCGGTGTTTGATTGACCCAAGTCGAACTCATACTGCATCTCCTGCCGGGGCGGCTTTTGTGGTCGCCCTGCTGTTCAATTCACTCACAAACTGCTCGTATTCTTTTTCAAAATCCATGGTTTTCCGGGTTGTGGACATACCCATCATGACCCGTGAGCCCTCCGCATCGCGTGTCACCCAGAAAAAGGCGCGTCGCTCACGAATGTAGAACATCGAAAATACGCCGATGCACAAGAACAGACAACCCAAATAAACAATCCATTGGCCAGGCGCCTTGGCCAACTGGAATACACTGGCCTTCACCTCGTCAAACTGGTCCAACTGGAACATCACCGGCGCGCCGTACAAGGACAAGTCAGACAAGGCAATTTGCGCATCCTGCACAAAACGGCCGTGCACCTCATCGGGCACTGCAGGCGCCAGATTCGCAGTGGTACGGGAAAGCTGATAGACCTCCCACATGGCACCCTGCAGCAGGCGAATAATCACATCGCTCGCCTTTTCCCTTTCGCCTTCCGGCACCGTGCTTTCAATGAACTGAGCAATGGCCGGCAAGCCTGAAATTCCACCATCCACCCCAGCAAATCGCTCCAGCGCTCGCCGAGCGCTGTCCGAGACACTGGCCACCAATTGAGCGGAGTCTGCCCGATCGCCAAATGCCTGCAGCGCAAACTGCTGGGCAGCAGCCCTGCGAATGTCATCACTTTGCAAGGCCGCGCGAAAACGCATGAAACCATCAAGCTGCCCATTGTCATCCACGGGAATGCGCAAATACTTGAAGCCGTCAGCCGGAGTATCGCGAACACCAGCCAGGTAGTAACGCCCCCCATCCAGATTGATCGGCAGCATGTAGTTGTGGAATTCGCGAGCCTGTCCAGACTCATCTCGCAACTTGTAAGTGATGGCAGGACCAATATTGGTGAACTTGGTCTTCGCATCTTCCTTCACACCGGGACCCAACACACTGGCCAGATTGGTCTCAAAGGGTGACAGGGCATTGGCATTTCCCAAGGCCAGGTCATCCACACCCACAGAACCTGAGTTTTCGACTGGCAATGCTTCCACATTAATTGATTTAAAGGCAGTGAACTCCACCTTCAGGACCTCAGCGGGCAGTCCATTCATCTTTTCGCCCAGCTGGCTCAAATCACGGCCACCACCAACCACACCATCCAGGTCGAAGCGGTAGTCCCGCTCACCGGTCAATGGAATGCCCTTGAGCTGAATTTTGGTGCCGCCGTCATCAAAACTGGACTGATAAACCGTCACACCCTTGTAAATCAGTGGTTTGTTCACTTCAATGGTGGCTTCAAAGCGTTCCTGTGTTTCGGGGTCGAACACCACCACATCACTGGCAAACAACTTGGGCATACCTGTGCTGTAAAAATCAATCCGGAACTCTTTAAGCGTCAACTCAAAGGGCAAATCCTGAATCAACAAACCATCGTCAGTGTTCAGCACAGCGACACGACTGGTTTCACCTTCAGGCAACAGCAAGTTGGCACGGTAACTGGGATTGGATTCACCCAAACGTGCCTTCTCCGGAATACCCTGGCTTATTTCGGCGCCTGTCACAGGTGTTTTGCCGGTGGCCCACACCGCCACTTGCAGCGGCACTCCACTGTCGAGCAAACCGCCCACACAAATCACGATGATTGAAAGGTGCGCGGCAATATAACCAAACCGGTTCGCACTGCCTGCCTTGGCGGCGACCATGGTCCCATTCTCGCGAACAGACTGCTTGACCTTGAACCCCTTGTGTTCCAGCCACTCGGTCACGATGCCCGGCAGCACATCAGGCTTCTCGTTAAAACGTCCCTCCCAGCGGTGGGCGAAAGCCTTCAGACTGCCCTCACGGAGGTTCTCGCGATACACCCGCATTTCCTTGATCATTTTTGGCGTATTGCGGTACACACACAGGGAAGTCGACACCACCAGGAAAGCCATGACAGCAATAAACCAGGGCGCGTTGTAAATGCGAAATAAACCCATGGGCTCGAAAAAGGACGCCCAAAACGGCCCGAACTGGTTCACATAGTTGACCCAAGGGTCTGATTGGCCCACTACCGTGCCGATCGCCGAAGCAATGCAAATCAAAGTAAGCAGACTGATTGCAAAACGCATCGAGCCCAGCAATTCCAGCCAGTTGGCCAGTGCGGTTTGCCTGCCCCGTCTCTGCGGGCTTGTATTGTTTGCGATGTCTCCTGAACTACTCACTCGCCTATCCCCGTTGTTTTATGCCTAGTACTTCTCGCCCGAAAAAAAAGGGGCTACCGTTTAGCCCCTTTTTGACAAGCAGTTGCGTCAAATGTTCAACGCAAACCTGCGATGTAATCTGACACTGCCTTCATCTCCTTGTCGGACATCTTGGCGGCAATCACGCTCATCTGCTCACTGTTGTTACGAACACCATCACGGAATGCAACCAACTGGCTTTCCGTGTACTGGGCATGCTGGCCACCCAAGCGCGGATACTGTGCAGGAATGCCGGAACCTGTCGGGCTATGGCAACCCGCACAAGCCGGAATTTTTTTGTCTGCAATACCACCGCGATAAATCTTTTCGCCCAAAGCCAAGGTGTCCTTGTTTTTAGCGGCGCTCAAAGTTTGCTTCTGCGAAGCCAGATAAGCCGACACGTTTTTCATATCTTCATCGGACAATCC
The nucleotide sequence above comes from Limnobacter thiooxidans. Encoded proteins:
- a CDS encoding c-type cytochrome; protein product: MLTKLTTPNKSMMLKLSSMFAALTFSMSVAYAAGPAEVFKPDLAKGNEIMQQCVACHGADGNASAPIYPKIAGQHAEYLYKQLSNFKAGKNGEKPLRENAIMAAFAAGLSDEDMKNVSAYLASQKQTLSAAKNKDTLALGEKIYRGGIADKKIPACAGCHSPTGSGIPAQYPRLGGQHAQYTESQLVAFRDGVRNNSEQMSVIAAKMSDKEMKAVSDYIAGLR
- the ccsB gene encoding c-type cytochrome biogenesis protein CcsB, which gives rise to MSSTWVNQTPTGGKASLPTKKAGWFSKRFHWSDFAFAALLLAAAGYASQQYHSFMDIYEISILWSCVPVTAYMAYRWGSLKWLILSVAGLSLLSIAFYGGDLAAAEQRFFLKYLLSSQSAILWMGVMFVVATVSYWIGLVGRSPTASFVGTALTWGAVVIGFAGMFIRWYESYLIGPDVGHIPVSNLYEVFVLFSLITAIYYLFYEQVYKTRQLGAFVMLVVVAAVGFLAWYGVERQAYAIQPLVPALQSWWMKIHVPANFIGYGTFSIAAMVAFAYLLKVYAHAPSIKALIPTGILGVLMFLEPLVFRSGGVSIYWALYLGIGCVVVGAILLARKRIADALPSLEVLDDVMYKSIAVGFAFFTVATILGALWAAEAWGAYWQWDPKETWALVVWLNYAAWLHMRLVKGLRGVVASYWALVGLLVTGFAFLGVNMFLSGLHSYGEL
- a CDS encoding cytochrome c biogenesis protein ResB, which encodes MSSSGDIANNTSPQRRGRQTALANWLELLGSMRFAISLLTLICIASAIGTVVGQSDPWVNYVNQFGPFWASFFEPMGLFRIYNAPWFIAVMAFLVVSTSLCVYRNTPKMIKEMRVYRENLREGSLKAFAHRWEGRFNEKPDVLPGIVTEWLEHKGFKVKQSVRENGTMVAAKAGSANRFGYIAAHLSIIVICVGGLLDSGVPLQVAVWATGKTPVTGAEISQGIPEKARLGESNPSYRANLLLPEGETSRVAVLNTDDGLLIQDLPFELTLKEFRIDFYSTGMPKLFASDVVVFDPETQERFEATIEVNKPLIYKGVTVYQSSFDDGGTKIQLKGIPLTGERDYRFDLDGVVGGGRDLSQLGEKMNGLPAEVLKVEFTAFKSINVEALPVENSGSVGVDDLALGNANALSPFETNLASVLGPGVKEDAKTKFTNIGPAITYKLRDESGQAREFHNYMLPINLDGGRYYLAGVRDTPADGFKYLRIPVDDNGQLDGFMRFRAALQSDDIRRAAAQQFALQAFGDRADSAQLVASVSDSARRALERFAGVDGGISGLPAIAQFIESTVPEGEREKASDVIIRLLQGAMWEVYQLSRTTANLAPAVPDEVHGRFVQDAQIALSDLSLYGAPVMFQLDQFDEVKASVFQLAKAPGQWIVYLGCLFLCIGVFSMFYIRERRAFFWVTRDAEGSRVMMGMSTTRKTMDFEKEYEQFVSELNSRATTKAAPAGDAV